The Hyphomonadaceae bacterium ML37 genome includes a region encoding these proteins:
- a CDS encoding DUF2237 domain-containing protein — MPFDHVSGSGGAPRNVLGGPLADCSHDPKTGFYRDGCCHTGPEDRGVHTVCAVLTGDFLKFSMSRGNDLSTPRPEYDFPGLRPGDRWCLCAARWLEAYEAGCAPRVDLAATHARTLAIVPLEALTAHAVDRH, encoded by the coding sequence ATGCCCTTCGATCACGTATCCGGTTCCGGCGGCGCCCCGCGCAATGTGCTGGGCGGGCCGCTGGCCGATTGCAGCCATGACCCCAAGACCGGCTTCTACCGCGATGGCTGCTGCCATACCGGGCCGGAGGACCGCGGCGTCCACACGGTCTGCGCTGTGCTGACCGGGGATTTCCTGAAATTTTCCATGAGCCGGGGCAATGACCTGTCCACGCCGCGCCCTGAGTACGATTTTCCCGGCCTGCGCCCCGGCGACCGCTGGTGCCTGTGCGCGGCGCGGTGGCTGGAAGCGTACGAGGCCGGTTGCGCGCCCCGGGTCGATCTGGCGGCGACCCATGCCCGCACGCTGGCCATCGTGCCGCTGGAGGCGCTGACCGCTCACGCGGTGGATCGCCACTGA
- a CDS encoding LytTR family transcriptional regulator, which yields MISRDRLVKAVREAGVLSAIGTFLAVLGPYGTQVFGWPLVWVYWTGLILLGGISGDLGVRLVRRLRPHGPDGIWFAGAAVFLTVPVTAMVFTIDAVRRGAPVWSHLPLLGVFVLVIAAAMTGISYVRHRQTRMIAAGAQAADADAGAAAPACASAALIDKLPVRLRRAAILSMSAEDHYLRVRTDAGETLILMRLSDAAAACAALDGARTHRSWWVARAAVADARKGDGRGVLILTDGTEVPVSRSYYPALKEAGWF from the coding sequence ATGATCAGCCGGGACCGGCTTGTAAAAGCCGTCCGCGAAGCGGGCGTGCTCAGCGCCATTGGCACGTTTCTGGCCGTGCTGGGCCCCTATGGCACGCAGGTCTTTGGATGGCCACTGGTCTGGGTCTACTGGACGGGGCTGATCCTCCTGGGCGGGATCAGCGGCGATCTGGGCGTCCGCCTCGTGCGGCGCCTGCGCCCGCACGGACCGGACGGGATCTGGTTCGCCGGCGCCGCCGTGTTCCTCACCGTGCCGGTGACGGCCATGGTGTTCACCATCGATGCGGTGCGCAGGGGCGCGCCGGTTTGGTCGCACCTGCCCCTACTCGGCGTCTTCGTGCTGGTGATCGCCGCCGCCATGACCGGCATCAGCTATGTCCGCCACCGCCAGACCCGTATGATTGCGGCGGGCGCGCAGGCCGCCGACGCGGACGCCGGCGCAGCCGCCCCGGCCTGCGCCTCCGCCGCCCTCATCGACAAGCTGCCCGTGCGCCTGCGCCGCGCCGCCATCCTCTCGATGAGCGCCGAGGATCATTATCTGCGCGTGCGCACCGATGCCGGCGAAACCCTGATCCTGATGCGCCTGTCAGACGCGGCCGCCGCCTGCGCCGCGCTCGACGGCGCCCGCACCCACCGCTCCTGGTGGGTCGCCCGCGCCGCCGTCGCCGACGCCAGGAAAGGCGACGGCCGCGGCGTGCTGATCCTCACCGACGGCACCGAGGTCCCGGTCAGCCGCAGCTACTACCCGGCGCTCAAGGAGGCGGGGTGGTTTTGA
- a CDS encoding GNAT family N-acetyltransferase produces the protein MIRTAGEDGAMLDGPVLETARLRLRPPQEADFAGLCALMGDEQTARHIGGATEPALTWRSMAMLMGHWMIRGYGFFSVEDKATGDWVGRVGPWNPHEWPAPEVGWSILRSQWGKGYGPEAAGAALDFVFDRLGWERVIHLIAPENVNSAAVARKLGSVNTGESAQIPGFPGILTDVWAQSKADWAVNRARLVHALTP, from the coding sequence GTGATACGCACCGCCGGGGAGGATGGCGCCATGCTGGACGGACCGGTTCTGGAGACCGCGCGCCTGCGCCTCCGTCCGCCGCAAGAGGCGGATTTTGCAGGGCTTTGCGCCCTGATGGGCGACGAGCAAACGGCCCGGCACATCGGCGGCGCCACCGAACCGGCGCTGACCTGGCGCTCCATGGCCATGCTGATGGGTCACTGGATGATCCGCGGCTACGGCTTCTTTTCGGTTGAAGACAAGGCCACCGGCGACTGGGTCGGCCGGGTGGGGCCCTGGAACCCCCATGAATGGCCGGCGCCGGAGGTCGGCTGGTCGATCCTGCGCAGCCAGTGGGGCAAGGGCTATGGCCCGGAAGCTGCTGGCGCAGCACTGGATTTTGTCTTTGACCGGCTCGGCTGGGAGCGGGTGATCCACCTGATCGCGCCGGAGAATGTCAATTCGGCCGCCGTGGCGCGCAAGCTGGGCTCGGTCAATACCGGCGAAAGCGCGCAAATCCCTGGTTTTCCAGGCATTCTGACGGATGTCTGGGCGCAGTCAAAGGCGGACTGGGCGGTCAATCGTGCGCGGCTTGTCCACGCCCTGACGCCGTGA
- a CDS encoding GNAT family N-acetyltransferase codes for MGGSGTRIEVRTARLRLVALDAWLARLQLHARDAFFTTLDARREAAWPPELKDFFSMDRALAALDAAPYEAGWHGWVFLMPVQGGPDRAVGAGGFHGAPGSGGTIEISYAMLPSFREQGLATEAVEGLLDWAFTHANVTSVRARTPAHLAASRRVLEKTGFRQTGEATESGEQVADYVRAAPQR; via the coding sequence ATGGGCGGGTCTGGAACACGGATCGAGGTGCGCACGGCGCGCTTGCGCCTCGTGGCGCTGGATGCGTGGCTGGCGCGCCTGCAATTGCACGCCCGCGACGCCTTTTTCACCACGCTGGACGCGCGCCGCGAGGCGGCCTGGCCGCCCGAGCTCAAGGACTTTTTCTCCATGGACCGCGCGCTGGCGGCGCTGGATGCAGCGCCGTACGAAGCGGGCTGGCATGGCTGGGTGTTCCTGATGCCGGTGCAGGGCGGGCCGGACCGGGCCGTGGGCGCGGGCGGGTTTCATGGCGCGCCGGGCTCCGGCGGGACCATCGAGATCAGCTACGCCATGCTGCCCAGCTTCCGCGAGCAGGGCCTGGCCACAGAAGCGGTGGAGGGCTTGCTGGACTGGGCCTTCACCCATGCCAATGTGACATCGGTGCGCGCGCGCACGCCCGCTCATCTGGCCGCCTCGCGCCGGGTGCTGGAAAAGACCGGCTTCCGCCAGACCGGTGAGGCAACCGAGAGCGGCGAGCAGGTCGCCGATTATGTGCGGGCGGCGCCGCAGCGCTAG
- a CDS encoding DUF2306 domain-containing protein, which yields MNPDAFFAAPWHIQLHAGSAIAAVLLGAVQLIAPKGTLPHRQLGYVWVGLMLTVAVTAIFIRHSGSFSWLHIFVPLTVFGVAGLIIQARKGLVSRHRNSVLALYLGALMIPGAFSFMPGRLMWDVVAG from the coding sequence ATGAATCCCGACGCTTTCTTCGCCGCCCCCTGGCATATCCAGCTGCACGCCGGGTCCGCCATCGCGGCGGTGCTTCTGGGCGCTGTGCAGCTGATCGCGCCCAAGGGCACGCTGCCGCACCGCCAGCTGGGCTATGTCTGGGTCGGGCTGATGCTGACCGTGGCGGTCACGGCCATCTTCATCCGCCACAGCGGCAGCTTCAGCTGGCTGCACATCTTTGTGCCGCTGACTGTGTTCGGGGTGGCCGGGCTGATCATCCAGGCCCGCAAGGGCCTGGTCAGCCGGCACCGCAATTCGGTGCTGGCCCTGTATCTGGGCGCCTTGATGATCCCCGGCGCGTTCAGCTTCATGCCGGGGCGCCTCATGTGGGACGTGGTGGCGGGGTGA
- a CDS encoding GNAT family N-acetyltransferase encodes MTTPDYEITETRSGSKGRYAARADGKPEAELTFSIMDERTIIIDHTGVPDEWRGMGVGKAMVERAVLDARERGVKIVPLCPFAKAQIHRHPEWQDVLAG; translated from the coding sequence ATGACCACGCCTGACTACGAGATCACCGAAACACGGTCCGGCTCGAAAGGCCGGTATGCCGCTCGCGCTGACGGCAAGCCCGAGGCGGAGCTGACGTTTTCCATCATGGATGAGCGCACCATCATCATCGACCACACCGGCGTCCCCGACGAATGGCGCGGCATGGGCGTGGGCAAGGCGATGGTGGAGCGGGCGGTGCTGGATGCCCGCGAACGCGGCGTGAAAATTGTTCCGCTCTGCCCCTTCGCCAAGGCCCAGATCCACCGTCATCCCGAATGGCAGGACGTGCTGGCGGGCTAG
- a CDS encoding IS5 family transposase (programmed frameshift), which yields MARFDLSDAEWSIIAPLLPNKPRGVPRTDDRRVLNGIFYILRTGSPWRDLPERYGPYTTVYNRFNRWAKAGVWVSVFNALADQSPESMTFIDSSIIRAHQHAAGRKKGGPDHAIGLSRGGLSTKIHAIVDDQGLPIRLALSQGQAGDKSAGAELISTLRRARHVVADRGYDARALVEQIEAMGATAHIPTQKNCKVQRSVAPHIYRQRNLVERYFCKLKHFRRCATRFEKLARNFLAAIALASARLWIRAYESTT from the exons ATGGCCCGATTTGATTTGAGTGATGCGGAGTGGTCGATCATCGCGCCGCTCCTGCCGAACAAGCCGCGCGGTGTGCCGCGCACGGACGACCGGCGTGTGCTGAACGGGATTTTCTATATATTGCGGACGGGATCGCCCTGGCGCGATCTGCCGGAGCGCTACGGCCCGTACACGACGGTCTACAACCGCTTCAACCGGTGGGCCAAGGCGGGGGTATGGGTGAGTGTTTTCAATGCTCTGGCCGACCAGTCTCCAGAGTCGATGACCTTTATCGACAGCTCCATCATCCGCGCCCACCAGCACGCCGCAG GGCGGAAAAAAGGGGGTCCGGATCACGCCATCGGTCTCTCTCGCGGGGGACTGAGCACCAAGATCCACGCCATCGTGGACGATCAGGGTCTGCCCATCCGCCTGGCCCTGTCTCAAGGCCAGGCTGGTGACAAGAGCGCCGGCGCCGAGCTGATATCCACCCTGCGCCGCGCCCGCCATGTGGTGGCCGACCGCGGCTACGACGCCCGCGCCCTTGTGGAGCAGATCGAAGCCATGGGCGCCACAGCTCACATCCCGACCCAGAAAAACTGCAAGGTCCAGCGATCGGTCGCGCCGCACATCTATCGCCAACGCAATCTCGTCGAGCGCTACTTCTGCAAACTCAAGCACTTCAGACGATGCGCCACACGATTCGAAAAGCTGGCCAGAAACTTCCTGGCCGCCATCGCACTCGCATCAGCAAGACTCTGGATCAGAGCTTATGAGTCCACGACCTAG
- a CDS encoding peroxiredoxin family protein → MITRTVVRKLACAFVVFLAAPAAFAANDPDPAMLASEAAAAFGPAVGAQAPDFALPDASGQTRTLADISGPRGAVIYFNRSLDWCPICIAQTIELQEAVEAFEAAGWGLAVLTYDNVETLAAAAARRELTMTLLSDEDSAVIDAFDVRDPIYAEPRHRAHGVPYPVAIAIRRDGSVAGKFWHEGGLGSDRGYAVRVSVQEVLAALD, encoded by the coding sequence ATGATTACCCGCACTGTCGTTCGCAAGCTCGCGTGCGCGTTTGTTGTTTTTCTCGCGGCCCCCGCCGCCTTCGCCGCCAACGATCCCGATCCGGCCATGCTCGCCAGCGAGGCGGCGGCGGCGTTCGGCCCGGCGGTCGGCGCGCAGGCGCCTGATTTCGCTCTGCCGGACGCCAGCGGCCAGACCCGCACGCTGGCCGATATCTCCGGGCCGCGCGGCGCAGTGATCTATTTCAACCGGTCGCTGGACTGGTGCCCGATCTGCATCGCCCAGACGATCGAGCTGCAAGAGGCCGTCGAGGCGTTCGAGGCGGCGGGCTGGGGCCTGGCGGTGCTAACCTACGACAATGTAGAGACTTTGGCCGCCGCCGCCGCGCGGCGCGAGCTGACGATGACCCTGTTGTCGGACGAGGACAGCGCCGTGATCGACGCGTTTGACGTGCGTGACCCGATTTATGCCGAGCCGCGCCACCGCGCCCATGGCGTGCCCTATCCGGTGGCGATCGCCATACGCCGGGACGGCAGCGTCGCGGGCAAGTTCTGGCATGAAGGCGGGCTCGGGTCGGATCGTGGCTATGCGGTCCGGGTGAGCGTGCAGGAGGTGCTGGCCGCCCTCGACTAG
- a CDS encoding exodeoxyribonuclease III, whose amino-acid sequence MRALTLATWNINSVRLRAPQIARFAAEASPDIICLQEIKCLEDQFPYAAFADMGYPHAAVTGQKGMHGVAVVSRLPIEALEPHKVCPKAEARYQRVKVDGMEILNFYIPAGGDEPDADINPRFRHKLDFLAALESYLAGRRSEPGARVLVGDLNIAPLEHDVWSHKQLLNVISHTPVETEALERIRISGGFADAPRALVPEPEKLFTWWSYRNRDWRVSNRGRRLDHIWVNGDLEAAAMSPGRAGFKVWEDCRDWDKPSDHAPVTLDLR is encoded by the coding sequence ATGCGCGCGCTGACACTGGCGACGTGGAACATCAATTCGGTGCGGCTGCGCGCGCCCCAGATCGCCCGTTTCGCCGCCGAGGCGTCGCCCGACATTATCTGCCTGCAGGAGATCAAATGCCTGGAGGATCAATTCCCCTACGCCGCCTTCGCCGACATGGGCTATCCCCACGCCGCCGTCACCGGCCAGAAGGGCATGCACGGGGTGGCCGTGGTCTCACGCCTGCCGATCGAGGCGCTGGAGCCCCACAAAGTCTGCCCCAAGGCTGAAGCGCGCTATCAGCGTGTGAAGGTGGACGGGATGGAAATCCTCAATTTCTACATCCCCGCCGGCGGCGACGAGCCGGATGCGGACATCAATCCGCGCTTCCGCCACAAGCTGGATTTTCTTGCGGCGCTGGAATCCTATCTGGCCGGCCGGCGCAGCGAGCCCGGCGCACGCGTTCTGGTCGGCGATCTCAACATCGCGCCGCTGGAGCATGATGTCTGGTCGCACAAACAATTGCTCAACGTGATCTCCCACACGCCGGTGGAGACCGAGGCGCTCGAACGCATCCGCATCTCCGGCGGGTTCGCCGACGCGCCCCGCGCTCTCGTGCCCGAGCCGGAGAAGCTGTTCACCTGGTGGAGCTACCGCAATCGCGACTGGCGCGTTTCCAATCGCGGCCGGCGGCTGGATCATATCTGGGTCAATGGCGATCTGGAGGCGGCGGCAATGTCGCCGGGCCGCGCGGGCTTCAAGGTCTGGGAAGACTGCCGCGACTGGGACAAGCCCTCAGACCACGCCCCGGTGACGCTGGACCTGCGCTAG
- a CDS encoding alkaline phosphatase family protein, which produces MSRRLTRLARLAGFAAPLALVLAACSEPVAMDPARETPPPSVDILREAGLIEQPETPWAALESFYDQLEYDVPRAPAGPALPGSDRALSSIAFGSCNTAEREIPILNVIADAGHELFIYAGDNVYGDARAYDATLPELRTAYHQLAARPEFQRLRAAVPMLAAWDDHDYGMNDMGRDFAFKGFAERLFLDFWGAGEDDVRRTREGIYDAHVFGPEGQRVQVILLDTRWFRSDLTPTDERGAVGRERYIPSDDPDQDMLGAAQWAWLEAQLQVPAQVRLIVSSIQVHADGHGWEAWRTMPRERDRLYGLIRQTGANGVVLVSGDRHSAGLYVRRDVIDYPLYEITSSALNMSFRDVNDEPGPHRIGDMFAPENYGVIGIDWEAGALSLEIRDNTGATVREQAVALSEIAALR; this is translated from the coding sequence ATGTCCCGCCGTCTGACCCGTCTTGCCCGCCTGGCCGGTTTCGCCGCGCCGCTGGCGCTCGTTCTGGCCGCGTGCAGCGAGCCGGTGGCGATGGATCCGGCGCGCGAGACGCCGCCGCCATCGGTGGACATTCTGCGCGAGGCCGGGCTGATCGAGCAGCCAGAAACGCCCTGGGCGGCGCTGGAGTCCTTCTACGACCAGCTTGAGTATGACGTGCCGCGCGCGCCCGCCGGGCCGGCCCTGCCGGGTTCTGATCGCGCGCTGAGCTCCATCGCCTTCGGGTCCTGCAATACGGCCGAGCGCGAAATCCCCATCCTCAACGTGATCGCGGATGCGGGCCATGAGCTGTTCATCTATGCGGGCGACAATGTGTATGGCGATGCGCGCGCCTATGACGCGACGCTGCCCGAACTGCGCACCGCCTATCACCAGCTGGCCGCACGGCCCGAGTTTCAGCGCCTGCGCGCCGCGGTCCCGATGCTCGCAGCCTGGGACGATCATGATTACGGCATGAACGATATGGGCCGCGACTTTGCGTTCAAGGGTTTCGCCGAGCGCCTGTTCCTGGATTTCTGGGGCGCGGGCGAGGACGATGTGCGCCGCACCCGCGAGGGGATTTACGACGCCCATGTGTTCGGCCCCGAAGGCCAGCGCGTGCAGGTGATCCTGCTCGATACCCGCTGGTTCCGCTCCGACCTTACGCCCACGGACGAGCGCGGCGCGGTCGGGCGCGAGCGCTATATCCCCAGCGACGATCCCGATCAGGACATGCTGGGCGCGGCGCAATGGGCCTGGCTGGAGGCCCAGCTTCAGGTCCCGGCGCAGGTGCGCCTGATCGTGTCCTCCATCCAGGTCCACGCGGACGGGCATGGCTGGGAAGCCTGGCGCACCATGCCGCGCGAGCGCGACCGGCTCTATGGGCTGATCCGCCAGACCGGCGCCAATGGCGTGGTGCTGGTGTCGGGCGACCGGCATTCCGCGGGGCTTTATGTGCGCCGGGACGTCATCGATTATCCGCTCTACGAGATCACCTCGTCTGCGCTCAACATGTCGTTCCGCGATGTAAACGACGAACCCGGCCCGCACCGGATCGGCGACATGTTCGCGCCGGAGAACTATGGCGTGATCGGCATTGACTGGGAGGCGGGTGCGCTGAGCCTGGAGATCCGCGACAATACCGGCGCCACGGTGCGCGAGCAGGCCGTGGCGCTGAGCGAGATCGCGGCGCTGCGCTGA
- the lpdA gene encoding dihydrolipoyl dehydrogenase — protein sequence MADQFDLIIIGGGPGGYNCAIRAGQLGLKAALIEKRKTLGGTCLNVGCIPSKALLHASEMYEEAGLNFADMGIGVGALSLDLKKMMARKDEAVKGLTDGVAFLMKKNKVKVFHGAGAIAGPGKVTVTSDAGEAQTLETSHIVIATGSEVTPLPGVEIDEARIVSSTGALELASVPKKLTVIGAGVIGLELGSVWRRLGSDVTVVEYLDRVLPGMDGAVSKAARKIFEKQGVKFQLARKVTGVETGQDGLTVKTEAAAGGDAQSHAADVVLVSIGRRPYTHGLGLDTVGLETDKRGFIPNEHFQTSAEGVWVIGDATHGPMLAHKAEDDGAACAELIAGKAGHVNYLATPNVVYTYPEIAAVGYTEEQLKEQGRAYKTGQFPFMANSRARTIHQTDGMVKILADAKTDEILGAHIIGPHAGEMIAELALAMEFRASSEDVARTSHPHPTLSEAIRQAAMGVEGWTMQM from the coding sequence ATGGCTGACCAGTTCGACCTGATCATCATCGGCGGCGGCCCTGGCGGCTATAACTGCGCCATCCGCGCCGGCCAGCTGGGCCTCAAGGCCGCCCTGATCGAGAAGCGCAAGACGCTGGGCGGCACCTGCCTCAATGTCGGCTGCATCCCGTCGAAAGCCCTGCTGCACGCCTCTGAAATGTATGAGGAGGCGGGCCTGAACTTCGCCGATATGGGCATTGGCGTGGGCGCGCTGTCGCTGGATCTCAAAAAGATGATGGCGCGCAAGGACGAGGCAGTGAAGGGCCTCACCGACGGCGTCGCCTTCCTGATGAAGAAGAACAAGGTCAAGGTTTTCCACGGGGCCGGCGCGATTGCGGGTCCCGGGAAAGTCACCGTGACGTCCGACGCGGGCGAGGCGCAGACGCTGGAGACAAGCCATATCGTCATCGCCACGGGCTCCGAGGTGACGCCGCTGCCGGGCGTGGAGATTGACGAGGCGCGCATCGTTTCGTCCACCGGCGCGCTGGAGCTGGCCTCCGTTCCCAAAAAGCTCACCGTGATCGGAGCGGGGGTGATCGGGCTGGAGCTGGGCTCGGTCTGGCGCCGGCTGGGGTCGGACGTGACCGTGGTGGAATATCTCGACCGCGTCCTGCCGGGCATGGACGGCGCGGTGTCGAAAGCCGCGCGCAAGATTTTTGAAAAGCAGGGCGTCAAGTTCCAGCTGGCGCGTAAAGTGACGGGCGTGGAAACCGGCCAGGACGGCCTGACGGTGAAGACCGAAGCGGCAGCGGGCGGCGACGCGCAGAGCCATGCGGCCGATGTGGTGCTGGTGAGCATTGGCCGGCGGCCCTACACCCACGGGCTGGGCCTCGATACAGTCGGCCTGGAAACGGATAAACGCGGCTTCATCCCCAATGAGCACTTCCAGACGTCGGCCGAGGGCGTCTGGGTGATCGGCGATGCCACCCATGGGCCGATGCTGGCCCACAAGGCCGAGGATGACGGCGCGGCCTGCGCCGAGCTGATCGCGGGCAAGGCGGGGCATGTGAATTATCTGGCCACCCCGAACGTGGTCTACACTTATCCGGAGATCGCCGCGGTCGGGTATACCGAGGAGCAACTCAAGGAACAGGGCCGCGCATACAAGACCGGCCAGTTTCCCTTCATGGCCAATTCGCGCGCGCGCACCATCCACCAGACCGACGGCATGGTGAAAATCCTCGCCGACGCGAAGACGGACGAGATTCTGGGCGCGCATATCATCGGCCCCCATGCGGGCGAGATGATCGCCGAGCTGGCGCTGGCCATGGAGTTCCGCGCCTCGTCTGAAGATGTGGCGCGCACCTCCCACCCCCACCCGACCCTGTCGGAAGCGATCCGGCAGGCGGCCATGGGCGTGGAAGGCTGGACGATGCAGATGTAG
- a CDS encoding NAD(P)-dependent glycerol-3-phosphate dehydrogenase — MNRFQSIGVIGAGAWGTALAQAAASAGRDVTLWAFEPEVTDAIRTTGENTAFLKGVALNSGIRATSDPEALAGCAAYLLVTPAQHARRTLAAFASHIPDGAPVLLCAKGIEQGSLALMTQVLAETIPHAVPAVLSGPSFAIDVARGLPTAVTLACDDEGLGQQLMEAIGSPAFRPYWSSDLIGAEAGGAVKNVLAIACGISEGKGLGRSAHAALIARGFAEMTRLGVALGARRETLAGLCGLGDLVLTCSSPQSRNMSCGLALGRGEALADIMAARNAVTEGVATAPAVTQLAKRAGVGMPICAAVDAVLSGALDVDGAIEALLSRPFGPEAA, encoded by the coding sequence ATGAACAGGTTTCAATCCATCGGCGTGATCGGCGCGGGCGCCTGGGGCACGGCGCTGGCCCAGGCCGCCGCCAGCGCCGGGCGCGATGTCACGCTCTGGGCGTTTGAGCCGGAAGTGACCGACGCGATCCGCACCACCGGCGAGAACACCGCCTTCCTCAAAGGCGTGGCGCTCAATTCCGGCATCCGCGCGACCTCCGATCCCGAGGCTCTGGCTGGGTGCGCCGCGTATCTGCTGGTCACGCCAGCGCAGCACGCACGGCGCACGCTCGCCGCGTTCGCCTCTCACATCCCGGACGGCGCGCCGGTGCTTTTGTGCGCCAAGGGCATCGAGCAGGGCTCGCTGGCGCTGATGACGCAGGTGCTGGCCGAGACCATTCCCCATGCCGTGCCCGCCGTCCTGTCCGGCCCCAGCTTCGCCATCGACGTGGCGCGCGGCCTGCCTACGGCGGTGACGCTGGCGTGCGATGATGAAGGCCTGGGCCAGCAATTGATGGAGGCCATCGGCTCACCGGCCTTCCGGCCCTATTGGAGCTCGGACCTGATCGGCGCGGAGGCGGGCGGGGCGGTGAAGAACGTGCTCGCCATCGCCTGCGGCATCAGCGAGGGCAAGGGGCTCGGCCGGTCCGCCCATGCCGCCCTGATCGCGCGTGGTTTTGCCGAGATGACCCGCCTGGGCGTGGCGCTGGGCGCCCGGCGCGAGACGCTGGCGGGGCTGTGCGGGCTGGGCGATCTGGTGCTCACCTGCTCCTCGCCGCAATCGCGCAACATGTCCTGCGGGCTGGCGCTGGGCCGGGGCGAGGCGCTGGCCGACATCATGGCGGCGCGCAACGCTGTCACCGAAGGCGTGGCCACCGCGCCTGCCGTCACCCAGCTTGCAAAGCGCGCCGGCGTGGGAATGCCGATCTGCGCCGCCGTCGATGCCGTCCTGTCCGGCGCGCTGGATGTGGACGGCGCCATCGAGGCGTTGCTGTCACGCCCGTTCGGGCCGGAAGCCGCCTGA
- a CDS encoding DUF2141 domain-containing protein → MRPRHSMSRIALAALLAAPLIAFAAPAFADDAASPTGRVSLEITGMVGAGGEIAVALYAQDGAWLGSNPVAAQRAPVSDGVMTIVFEDLAPGRYAASVYQDVNANGALDTGFMGIPTEPYGFSAGAAARFGPPSFDAASFEITEGQETAQTVTLRAGR, encoded by the coding sequence ATGAGACCCCGCCATTCCATGTCCCGCATCGCCCTCGCCGCTCTTCTGGCAGCCCCGCTCATCGCCTTCGCCGCGCCCGCCTTTGCCGATGACGCCGCCAGCCCGACCGGGCGCGTCAGCCTGGAGATCACCGGCATGGTGGGCGCCGGAGGCGAGATCGCCGTCGCGCTGTATGCCCAGGACGGCGCCTGGCTCGGATCTAACCCGGTGGCGGCCCAGCGCGCGCCGGTCTCCGATGGCGTGATGACGATCGTGTTCGAGGACCTCGCGCCGGGCCGTTACGCCGCGTCGGTCTATCAGGACGTCAACGCCAATGGCGCGCTGGACACAGGCTTCATGGGCATTCCGACAGAGCCGTACGGCTTTTCGGCCGGCGCGGCCGCGCGGTTCGGCCCGCCCTCCTTTGATGCGGCGTCGTTTGAAATAACAGAGGGGCAGGAGACGGCCCAGACCGTCACCCTGCGTGCAGGGCGCTGA